One genomic segment of Pedobacter endophyticus includes these proteins:
- a CDS encoding GIY-YIG nuclease family protein, with amino-acid sequence MKKFVYIVTDRNRTSMHVGMSSDLIKTLDFYKQMPNLFFDSGKQLTRLVYFEEFKTEAQALVRFKSISRFTRMQKERLVRSCNPDWIDLTIGLDFENILLHRNPTNQVKLAFTSLS; translated from the coding sequence ATGAAAAAGTTTGTTTACATCGTTACCGACAGAAATCGCACCAGCATGCATGTAGGCATGAGCTCTGATTTAATTAAAACACTGGATTTTTATAAGCAGATGCCGAACTTATTTTTTGATAGTGGGAAACAACTTACCCGTTTGGTGTACTTTGAAGAATTTAAAACAGAAGCACAGGCGCTGGTTCGGTTCAAATCGATAAGTCGATTTACAAGGATGCAAAAAGAACGTTTAGTACGGTCTTGCAACCCCGATTGGATTGATTTAACCATTGGTTTAGATTTTGAAAACATCCTGCTTCATAGAAACCCAACGAATCAGGTTAAGCTGGCCTTTACGAGTTTGTCTTAA
- a CDS encoding peptidase MA family metallohydrolase: MKISSTILKRYFPMLLLFMISFSAQAQYFGQNKVRYKKLDFKVLQTPHFEIYYYLKNENLLKRFSQDAETWYKMHQEVFRDTFVTKNPLILYNNHPDFQQTTVLNGEIGIGTGGVTEALKNRVIMPVMELNSQTRHVLGHELVHAFQYHTLLEKDSISLENVGQTPLWMVEGMAEYLSIGKKDAFTSMWMRDAMLNRDIPSLKDLTNSNKYFPYRYGQAFWTYIGSQYGDTTIVPLFKNTAKYGYENAIRYTFGYDDKTLSGLWKNAIDAHYKPMLKADSSQIKITGTKIIDNKNAGNMNVAPALSPDGKYLAFMSEKDLFGIDLFLADAKTGRIIRKLSSQISNGHIDDFNFIESAGAWSPDSKQFAFSIFSHGRNQMMIIDVASGATVSQTAMDQVAQFGNLTWAPNGKDIAFSGMVEGQSDIFSYNLDTKTVTQITNDIYSDYAPNYSPDGKKLVFSSDRAAIQAQTTNAVLPINLAVYDIAAKTVTNLDVFPGANNLNAQFSSDSKNVYFLSNRDGFRNLYKYNFADNTVDQLTDYFTGISGITEFSPAISVSTTDEIVYSYYRYQRYTLYNAKLDSFKAKRIGNQEENFDAAILPPMENFGVNIINSNLRNFDRFEKIVADSMKTVQYKPKFRLDYLANSGVGVSSSRFGTGVSGGIVGMFSDILGTNQIIANLSVNGEIYDFGGLVGYINQKSRINWGAAISHIPYVSGFSSYGFEQLPTSNNTTTDAINYRTDIIRTFEDQVQVFGAYPFSKIHRFELGGAFSHYSYRVDRYSNYYSPNGYYLGSERSKLSNEQASNDYGIPFNSFTLYQLNAGFVGDNSIFGLTGPLDGFRYRVAGEKYFGTYNFAGATVDLRKYWRAKPVTLAVRSYNMLRIGKDADRLYPMYLGYPYLIRGYEVNSIYKTNSNTASQSFDINSLSGSKIAVFNFEVRLPFTGPKKLTAIPSKFLFSDLNLFFDAGVAWTNDTKVVFKNQPTYTEIPVKDENGEVVGSYQTTNERVPAMSVGLSLRVNIFGYFVIEPYYAFPFQRKDVKGGVFGLTFAPGW, encoded by the coding sequence ATGAAAATAAGCTCTACTATTTTGAAGCGATATTTCCCTATGCTGCTTTTGTTTATGATTTCTTTTTCGGCCCAGGCGCAGTACTTCGGGCAGAACAAGGTAAGATATAAAAAGCTTGACTTTAAGGTGCTCCAAACTCCGCACTTTGAAATTTACTATTACCTAAAAAACGAAAACCTGCTTAAAAGATTCTCGCAAGATGCTGAAACCTGGTATAAAATGCATCAGGAGGTTTTCAGGGATACGTTTGTAACGAAAAATCCATTAATCCTGTACAATAACCACCCCGATTTTCAGCAAACTACAGTTTTAAATGGCGAAATAGGAATTGGAACAGGCGGTGTTACCGAGGCCCTAAAAAACAGGGTTATTATGCCGGTAATGGAATTGAACAGCCAAACACGGCATGTTTTGGGCCACGAGCTGGTGCATGCCTTTCAATATCACACCCTGCTCGAAAAAGACTCCATTAGCCTCGAAAATGTAGGCCAAACGCCACTCTGGATGGTTGAGGGCATGGCAGAGTATTTATCAATCGGTAAAAAAGACGCATTTACATCAATGTGGATGAGAGATGCGATGCTTAATCGCGATATTCCATCGCTCAAAGACTTAACAAACTCAAATAAGTATTTCCCCTACCGTTACGGACAAGCATTCTGGACCTACATTGGCTCGCAATATGGCGATACCACTATTGTTCCCTTGTTTAAAAATACTGCAAAATATGGTTATGAAAATGCCATTCGTTATACATTTGGTTATGATGACAAAACTTTATCCGGCTTATGGAAAAATGCCATTGATGCGCATTATAAACCAATGTTGAAGGCAGATAGTTCGCAAATTAAGATTACGGGAACAAAAATTATCGATAATAAAAACGCCGGAAATATGAATGTTGCCCCGGCATTAAGCCCCGATGGTAAATATTTGGCCTTTATGTCTGAAAAAGACCTCTTCGGAATTGATTTATTTCTGGCCGATGCGAAAACCGGTCGAATTATCCGGAAGCTCAGCAGTCAGATTTCAAACGGGCATATAGACGATTTCAATTTCATTGAATCTGCCGGTGCATGGTCGCCCGATAGCAAACAGTTTGCATTTAGTATTTTTAGTCATGGCAGAAATCAGATGATGATTATTGATGTAGCTAGCGGAGCAACCGTTTCTCAAACCGCTATGGATCAGGTAGCGCAATTTGGGAACCTGACCTGGGCGCCAAACGGAAAAGACATTGCTTTTTCGGGCATGGTTGAAGGGCAAAGCGACATTTTTTCTTACAATCTTGATACAAAAACAGTTACTCAAATTACCAACGACATTTACTCTGATTATGCACCGAATTATTCTCCTGATGGGAAAAAACTGGTATTCTCATCAGACAGAGCTGCGATACAGGCGCAAACCACAAATGCTGTTTTGCCGATAAATTTGGCCGTTTACGATATTGCAGCCAAAACGGTTACGAATTTAGATGTGTTTCCGGGAGCAAACAATTTAAATGCCCAGTTTTCGTCGGATAGTAAGAACGTTTACTTCTTATCAAACAGAGATGGATTCAGAAACCTGTATAAATATAACTTTGCCGATAATACGGTAGATCAATTGACCGATTATTTTACCGGAATCAGTGGAATAACCGAGTTTTCTCCGGCCATATCCGTCTCTACTACGGACGAGATTGTGTACAGCTACTACCGCTATCAACGATACACTTTGTACAATGCTAAGCTCGACAGTTTTAAGGCCAAGCGCATTGGCAATCAGGAAGAAAATTTCGACGCGGCAATTCTTCCTCCGATGGAAAACTTCGGGGTAAACATTATCAACTCAAACCTAAGAAATTTCGATCGTTTCGAAAAAATTGTAGCCGATTCGATGAAGACTGTCCAATATAAACCTAAGTTCAGGCTAGATTATCTGGCCAATAGCGGCGTGGGTGTATCTTCAAGTCGTTTCGGAACAGGTGTTTCGGGAGGCATTGTTGGCATGTTCAGTGATATTTTGGGCACGAACCAAATTATTGCAAATTTATCGGTTAACGGCGAAATTTACGACTTTGGCGGCTTGGTGGGTTATATCAATCAAAAGAGCAGGATCAACTGGGGAGCGGCAATTTCGCATATTCCTTACGTTTCGGGTTTTAGCTCGTACGGTTTTGAGCAGCTGCCCACAAGCAATAACACAACAACGGATGCAATAAATTACCGCACCGATATCATCAGAACTTTCGAAGATCAGGTGCAGGTATTTGGCGCTTATCCATTCAGTAAAATCCATCGCTTTGAACTTGGTGGCGCATTTTCTCATTACAGCTATCGCGTTGATCGGTACAGCAATTATTACAGCCCCAACGGCTATTACCTCGGTTCGGAACGTAGTAAACTGTCTAACGAACAGGCAAGCAACGATTACGGCATCCCTTTCAATTCATTTACTTTATATCAATTGAATGCAGGCTTTGTTGGCGATAATTCGATTTTCGGCCTCACTGGTCCGCTCGATGGATTTAGGTATCGCGTGGCTGGAGAAAAGTATTTTGGAACTTACAATTTTGCAGGTGCTACCGTCGATTTGAGAAAATATTGGAGGGCGAAACCGGTTACCCTTGCAGTGAGATCTTACAATATGTTAAGAATAGGTAAAGATGCCGATCGCCTCTACCCGATGTATCTCGGTTATCCGTACTTGATCAGAGGCTACGAAGTAAACTCCATCTACAAGACCAATTCAAATACGGCATCACAATCTTTCGATATTAACTCACTGAGCGGAAGTAAGATTGCTGTGTTTAATTTTGAAGTTCGTCTGCCGTTTACCGGACCTAAAAAATTGACGGCAATTCCGTCGAAATTTTTGTTTTCAGACTTGAATTTGTTCTTTGATGCGGGTGTTGCATGGACAAACGACACGAAAGTTGTGTTTAAAAACCAGCCTACTTATACGGAGATTCCTGTTAAAGATGAAAATGGCGAAGTTGTCGGGTCGTACCAAACCACCAACGAACGCGTTCCGGCAATGAGCGTAGGCTTATCGTTAAGGGTAAACATATTTGGTTATTTTGTGATAGAGCCTTATTACGCTTTCCCGTTTCAACGAAAGGATGTTAAGGGTGGCGTTTTCGGTTTAACTTTTGCACCGGGCTGGTAA
- a CDS encoding transglycosylase domain-containing protein — MFKEIKNKYLRYPLIFIFFIIIFFSALQLNFLWLFGYSPSVSDIKEPTLRVGSELYTADGKLIGRYFKENRTPVNFNEISPSVVKALVATEDVRFYKHWGIDIQAVGRAVIGFGKDGGASTITQQLAKNLYRTRYNKSQGLLVKIPLVRTLIVKLKEWMTAVKLEANYPKNEILTMYLNTVSFGNNAYGIKTASRIYFDKEAKDLSTTDAAMLVGMLKGTTLYNPTKNPDKALERRNVVLAQMNKYNYLSKDSLSILSKEPIKLKEGEMQDGSDGDSYLRSAVAKYLEKWCTDNGYDLYEDGLKIYTTIDSKLQKYAEEAVADQMRILQRRFYNVWGNEDPWYDSEKQKVDYPDRAMKNLPIYAMLQKKFPNNPDSVLAYFNKKKKMRIFTYKGDRDTLFSTLDSIRYYGKILNTGMMTMEPASGKIKVWVGGIDHKFFKYDHVNQAKRQAGSTFKPFAYLTALEQGMSPCDKLTDKPVKIEYQDKGETKYWEPKNADYSVSYREMSLRWAMAKSVNTITAQLTEKVGWDNVVKAAHECGIDSHLESVPSVSLGSNDVSVYEMVKAYATFMNKGIKTDPILVEKITDLDDNLIEEFKPKTKRALTEEIAWLMTYMFRGGMEEPGGTSQALWEWPNLFKKNNQIGGKTGTSSDYVDAWYMGLTKDLVTGVWVGCDERTAHFKNGEQGEGSRTALPIFAKFMEKVYLDPSTGYTYGPFPKATVDITRTYNCPSPRIVVDTTTTDSVAVDSTEFIVPETPDQEDQPATEQPKVVKKEEKKPEPAQNQPATTAPLSKKEERELRRKQRQEEREKKQNNEN, encoded by the coding sequence ATGTTTAAAGAGATAAAAAACAAGTACTTACGCTATCCCCTGATATTTATATTTTTTATAATAATTTTCTTTTCCGCTCTTCAACTCAATTTTTTATGGTTATTTGGCTACTCGCCCAGCGTTTCGGACATTAAAGAGCCTACGCTTCGTGTTGGTTCTGAACTTTATACTGCCGACGGAAAATTAATTGGAAGGTATTTTAAAGAAAACCGAACCCCTGTTAACTTCAATGAAATTTCGCCAAGTGTAGTAAAAGCATTGGTGGCTACGGAGGATGTTCGCTTTTACAAACATTGGGGTATTGACATTCAGGCAGTTGGCCGTGCGGTAATCGGATTTGGTAAAGATGGTGGAGCAAGTACGATAACACAACAGCTGGCCAAAAACCTGTATCGCACCCGGTACAACAAATCGCAAGGACTGCTGGTTAAAATCCCTTTGGTAAGAACACTGATTGTAAAGCTTAAAGAGTGGATGACGGCAGTTAAACTGGAAGCGAATTATCCTAAAAACGAGATTCTGACCATGTACCTCAATACCGTTTCGTTTGGTAACAATGCTTACGGAATAAAAACGGCAAGTAGAATTTATTTCGACAAGGAAGCAAAGGATCTTTCTACTACCGATGCGGCCATGCTTGTTGGTATGTTAAAGGGCACTACACTTTACAACCCGACTAAAAACCCCGATAAGGCGCTTGAAAGAAGGAATGTAGTGCTTGCCCAAATGAACAAATACAATTATTTGAGCAAAGACAGCTTGTCGATCCTTTCGAAAGAACCCATAAAACTGAAAGAAGGCGAAATGCAGGACGGCAGCGATGGCGATTCGTATTTGCGAAGTGCTGTGGCCAAATACCTCGAAAAGTGGTGTACGGATAACGGTTACGATTTATACGAAGATGGATTAAAAATTTACACCACCATTGATTCGAAGCTACAGAAGTATGCCGAGGAGGCAGTTGCCGATCAGATGAGAATTTTACAACGTAGATTTTATAATGTTTGGGGAAACGAAGATCCGTGGTATGATTCGGAAAAGCAAAAGGTCGATTATCCCGACAGGGCCATGAAGAACCTGCCTATTTATGCCATGCTGCAGAAAAAATTCCCCAATAATCCCGACTCGGTGCTGGCCTATTTCAACAAGAAAAAGAAGATGCGAATCTTTACTTACAAAGGCGACCGCGATACTTTATTCTCCACGCTGGATTCGATTCGTTATTACGGTAAGATTTTGAATACGGGTATGATGACGATGGAGCCGGCGAGCGGAAAAATCAAAGTTTGGGTTGGTGGTATCGATCACAAATTCTTCAAATACGACCATGTAAACCAGGCAAAAAGACAGGCCGGATCTACCTTTAAACCATTTGCCTATTTAACGGCGCTTGAACAAGGAATGAGCCCCTGCGATAAACTGACCGATAAACCGGTAAAAATTGAATATCAGGATAAAGGGGAAACCAAATATTGGGAACCAAAAAATGCTGATTACAGCGTTAGCTACCGCGAAATGAGCTTACGTTGGGCGATGGCAAAATCGGTAAACACAATTACTGCCCAACTTACCGAAAAAGTAGGTTGGGATAATGTGGTAAAGGCTGCACACGAGTGCGGAATAGATAGCCATTTAGAATCGGTACCCTCGGTGAGCCTGGGCTCTAACGACGTTTCTGTTTATGAAATGGTTAAGGCTTATGCCACTTTTATGAACAAGGGAATTAAAACTGACCCGATTTTGGTGGAGAAAATTACCGATTTGGATGATAACCTGATCGAAGAATTTAAGCCAAAAACCAAACGGGCGTTAACTGAAGAAATTGCCTGGTTAATGACTTATATGTTTCGCGGAGGTATGGAAGAACCCGGAGGCACCTCGCAAGCTTTGTGGGAATGGCCGAACCTGTTTAAAAAGAACAACCAAATTGGTGGTAAAACAGGCACCTCGTCTGATTATGTTGATGCCTGGTACATGGGGCTCACCAAAGATCTGGTAACTGGCGTTTGGGTGGGTTGCGATGAAAGAACCGCCCACTTTAAAAATGGCGAGCAAGGTGAAGGCTCGAGGACTGCCCTACCGATTTTTGCAAAATTTATGGAGAAAGTTTACCTCGATCCATCAACGGGCTACACTTACGGACCGTTTCCTAAAGCTACGGTTGATATTACCAGAACCTATAATTGCCCTAGTCCTCGCATTGTTGTAGATACCACCACCACCGATAGTGTTGCGGTAGATTCGACAGAATTTATTGTGCCAGAGACGCCTGATCAGGAAGATCAACCGGCCACAGAGCAGCCCAAGGTGGTTAAAAAAGAAGAAAAGAAGCCTGAACCCGCTCAAAATCAACCGGCAACAACTGCCCCGCTTTCCAAGAAAGAAGAAAGGGAATTAAGGCGAAAACAACGACAAGAGGAAAGAGAGAAAAAACAAAATAACGAAAACTAG